A genomic region of Trichothermofontia sichuanensis B231 contains the following coding sequences:
- a CDS encoding tetratricopeptide repeat protein encodes MTTESTETLATQTAETLPVETLFDQALQRYREGESPATLIPVFRDICARAAKSSPAWTCLAWLYLLNDQPKSAYKAAQKAVKLNPEDPQARINLAIAMLDSGQKGVRPHVELAQQIVSVVAELREEVQANFADGLQRKPDWSSLKRVQSWIFE; translated from the coding sequence ATGACGACTGAATCGACTGAAACGTTGGCAACGCAGACTGCTGAAACGCTGCCGGTTGAGACCCTATTTGACCAGGCCCTCCAGCGCTATCGCGAGGGTGAGTCACCAGCCACGCTCATCCCCGTGTTCCGTGATATTTGCGCTCGGGCTGCGAAGAGCAGCCCTGCCTGGACCTGTCTGGCCTGGTTATACTTACTCAATGATCAGCCTAAATCAGCTTATAAGGCGGCCCAAAAAGCGGTGAAGTTAAATCCAGAAGATCCCCAAGCGCGGATCAACCTGGCGATCGCCATGCTGGATAGTGGCCAAAAGGGGGTACGCCCCCATGTGGAGTTGGCTCAGCAGATCGTCAGTGTGGTGGCGGAGTTGCGGGAAGAGGTACAGGCGAATTTTGCCGATGGCTTGCAGCGCAAGCCGGATTGGTCCAGCTTGAAACGGGTCCAAAGCTGGATTTTTGAGTAA
- a CDS encoding HesB/IscA family protein yields MPQATESRPQSIQLTEAALHQLRSLQQKQGKELCLRVGVRQGGCSGMSYMMDFADPATIQPDDDVSDYGSFKVVCDKRSLLYIYGMVLDYSDALIGGGFQFTNPNATQTCGCGKSFST; encoded by the coding sequence ATGCCCCAGGCTACAGAATCCCGGCCCCAGTCAATTCAACTGACCGAGGCGGCCTTGCACCAGTTACGATCGCTCCAACAGAAGCAGGGGAAGGAGCTATGTTTACGGGTAGGGGTGCGCCAGGGAGGGTGTTCGGGGATGTCCTATATGATGGATTTCGCGGACCCGGCGACCATCCAACCCGATGATGATGTGTCGGATTATGGATCGTTTAAGGTCGTTTGCGATAAGCGCAGTTTGCTCTACATCTATGGTATGGTGCTGGATTACAGTGATGCCCTGATTGGGGGGGGGTTCCAGTTTACGAATCCCAATGCGACCCAAACCTGTGGCTGTGGTAAGTCCTTCTCCACTTAA
- a CDS encoding DUF6930 domain-containing protein, which yields MTTLNRTTCRRLQKLPQLTSVWEGDRRVLPNGMSTRDGDAAGECILWVDGSEGVVRAMDVVAPEVGHEAVVRTLLRAMEHPHSFTKPARPRKIVVRDRELQFLLRGILQDLDIIVDYEPALPVIDELLRGFEEFASNRPPQLPPHLDRLLNQVAATIWEDAPWDYLQEQQIIAITIFLPPLPDEKTSKASATEPETLYVSIMGMLGMEYGLLLYRSLESLKQFRASAMQPHSLEVMEEAFLQQDCLFLTYEAREEADRVDNIDLASLSPEAIQANFGNIHPLEGIRPVLYTEEAITVFLALEALHRFLQKHARKLQQQHFPALNSRFQIALPAATELQLASQRPSSPTQPTATVKLETLPDLAAELVGPDNTIDVPLLRNNLLPENSLVSIGMLPWSHVRTVRQRAVHYQKPDRTFPEKGQGLPIILVQTSRPKAKQLIQQIAEAGGLEAICFHPGEDPFGEEQFDLGILKLANQQMQLFGEYLAHDPIHRNARKKWDQRCRSTQGYCGLVIAMGISVARENPQAEHMLALYEVPFLTPKELGIGPLQLQPPLLPDWVWEEDEED from the coding sequence ATGACCACCCTGAACCGCACCACTTGTCGCCGTTTACAGAAATTACCCCAGCTCACCAGTGTTTGGGAGGGCGATCGCCGTGTCTTGCCCAATGGCATGAGTACACGGGATGGGGATGCGGCAGGGGAGTGTATTCTCTGGGTAGACGGTTCTGAAGGGGTGGTACGGGCAATGGATGTGGTGGCCCCAGAGGTTGGACATGAGGCGGTTGTCCGTACCCTGCTGCGGGCGATGGAACATCCCCATAGTTTTACAAAACCGGCACGGCCTCGAAAGATTGTCGTGCGCGATCGGGAACTCCAGTTTCTATTGCGGGGGATCCTTCAGGATCTGGATATCATTGTTGACTACGAACCGGCCCTGCCCGTCATCGATGAACTGCTGCGGGGGTTCGAGGAATTTGCTAGCAATCGTCCACCCCAACTGCCCCCCCACTTGGATCGGCTGCTCAATCAGGTCGCAGCCACCATTTGGGAAGATGCCCCCTGGGATTACCTCCAGGAGCAGCAAATTATCGCGATTACGATTTTCCTCCCTCCCCTGCCGGACGAGAAGACCTCCAAAGCTAGCGCTACCGAGCCAGAAACCCTCTATGTGTCCATTATGGGGATGTTAGGCATGGAGTATGGCCTATTGCTATATCGATCGCTCGAATCCCTCAAGCAATTTCGTGCCTCAGCCATGCAGCCCCACTCCCTGGAGGTGATGGAGGAGGCATTTCTGCAACAGGATTGCCTGTTCCTAACCTATGAAGCAAGGGAAGAGGCGGATCGGGTTGACAACATCGATCTGGCCAGCCTCTCACCAGAAGCGATCCAAGCTAACTTTGGCAACATTCACCCCCTAGAGGGCATTCGTCCCGTTCTCTACACCGAAGAAGCCATCACCGTTTTTCTAGCCCTAGAAGCATTACACCGCTTTTTGCAAAAGCACGCCCGCAAGCTTCAGCAGCAACATTTCCCCGCCCTCAACAGCCGTTTTCAGATTGCCCTACCCGCAGCCACCGAACTACAACTCGCTTCCCAGCGGCCCTCATCGCCAACCCAGCCAACAGCAACCGTTAAGCTGGAAACCCTACCCGATTTGGCAGCGGAACTCGTAGGGCCAGACAATACCATTGATGTCCCGCTCTTGCGCAATAACCTGCTCCCCGAAAATTCCCTCGTGAGTATTGGTATGTTGCCGTGGTCCCACGTGCGGACGGTGCGGCAGCGGGCGGTTCACTACCAGAAACCTGATCGCACGTTTCCTGAGAAGGGTCAGGGACTGCCCATTATTTTGGTCCAGACGAGTCGGCCTAAGGCGAAACAATTGATACAGCAGATTGCTGAAGCGGGAGGGTTAGAGGCCATTTGTTTTCATCCAGGCGAAGATCCCTTTGGGGAAGAGCAGTTTGATTTGGGTATCCTGAAATTGGCGAATCAGCAAATGCAGTTATTTGGGGAATACCTCGCCCACGATCCGATTCACCGCAACGCCCGCAAAAAATGGGATCAGCGCTGCCGCTCAACCCAGGGTTACTGTGGACTGGTGATTGCTATGGGCATTTCCGTGGCACGGGAAAATCCCCAAGCTGAACACATGCTGGCTTTATATGAAGTCCCGTTTCTAACCCCCAAGGAATTGGGCATCGGTCCCTTACAGCTACAACCGCCTTTGCTCCCCGATTGGGTGTGGGAAGAGGACGAAGAAGACTAG
- the zds gene encoding 9,9'-di-cis-zeta-carotene desaturase → MRVAIVGAGLAGMAAAVDLVDAGHTVELFEARPFVGGKAGSWVDADGNHIEMGLHVFFFNYANLFALMEKVGARAHLLPKAHTHTFVNRGGQIGELDFRFPLGAPFNGLKAFFTTNQLSWLDKVQNAIALGTSPIVRGLIDYEGAMQQIRALDRISFADWFRRQGGSENSLKRLWNPIALALGFIDTEQISARCMLTIFQMFAAKTNASKLNMLKGSPDTYLHQPIVNYLQQRGAQIHTRRGAREILFTEDNGQTRVTGLVVARGEEAEMITADAYLCACDVPGIQRLLPAAWRKWPQFDNIYKLEAVPVATVQLRFDGWVTELNDPAKQKQLKEAAGIDNLLYSADADFSCFSDLALSSPADYYREGQGSLIQLVLTPGDQFVGMANDAIAQYALKQIHDLFPAARALNMTWYNVVKLAQSLYREAPGMDPYRPDQKTPIPNFFLAGSYTQQDYIDSMEGATISGRRAAQAILEMV, encoded by the coding sequence ATGCGGGTGGCGATCGTTGGTGCGGGGTTGGCCGGCATGGCAGCGGCGGTGGATCTGGTGGATGCTGGACATACGGTCGAACTGTTTGAGGCGCGGCCTTTTGTGGGGGGGAAAGCGGGGAGTTGGGTGGATGCAGACGGCAACCATATTGAGATGGGTCTGCATGTGTTTTTCTTTAACTATGCCAACCTGTTCGCGTTGATGGAAAAGGTGGGGGCACGGGCGCATTTGCTGCCTAAGGCCCACACTCATACGTTTGTGAATCGGGGAGGCCAGATTGGGGAGTTGGATTTTCGGTTTCCTCTGGGGGCGCCGTTTAATGGCTTAAAGGCGTTTTTTACGACGAACCAGTTGTCGTGGCTGGATAAGGTACAGAATGCGATCGCGTTGGGGACCAGTCCAATTGTGCGGGGGTTGATTGACTATGAGGGGGCCATGCAGCAAATTCGTGCCCTCGATCGGATCAGTTTTGCCGATTGGTTTCGGCGGCAGGGCGGGTCTGAAAATAGTTTGAAACGGCTGTGGAATCCGATTGCCCTGGCCCTGGGGTTTATTGACACGGAACAGATCTCGGCCCGCTGTATGCTCACCATTTTTCAGATGTTTGCGGCCAAAACGAATGCCTCGAAGCTGAATATGCTCAAGGGGTCGCCGGATACCTATTTACACCAACCGATCGTCAACTATCTGCAACAACGGGGGGCACAGATCCATACCCGGCGCGGGGCACGGGAAATTTTATTCACGGAAGATAACGGTCAAACCCGGGTGACGGGGCTGGTGGTGGCCAGGGGGGAGGAAGCGGAAATGATTACAGCGGATGCCTATCTGTGTGCCTGCGATGTGCCAGGGATTCAACGATTGCTGCCTGCTGCCTGGCGCAAATGGCCCCAATTTGACAATATCTACAAACTAGAAGCAGTCCCCGTGGCAACGGTGCAACTGCGCTTTGATGGTTGGGTAACGGAACTCAATGATCCGGCTAAGCAAAAGCAATTAAAAGAAGCTGCGGGCATTGACAACCTCCTCTATTCGGCGGATGCGGATTTTTCCTGTTTCTCGGATCTGGCCCTGTCGAGTCCAGCGGATTATTACCGGGAAGGCCAAGGTTCCCTAATTCAACTGGTGCTAACCCCTGGTGATCAATTTGTCGGCATGGCCAATGACGCGATCGCCCAATATGCCCTCAAACAAATTCATGACCTGTTCCCCGCTGCCCGTGCGTTAAACATGACCTGGTACAACGTGGTCAAACTTGCCCAGTCCCTCTACCGAGAGGCTCCCGGTATGGACCCCTATCGTCCTGATCAGAAAACACCGATTCCGAACTTTTTTCTGGCGGGGAGTTACACGCAACAGGACTACATCGATAGCATGGAAGGAGCGACCATTTCGGGACGACGGGCGGCCCAGGCAATTTTGGAGATGGTATGA
- a CDS encoding SRPBCC family protein — protein MTDWLEHSVQIEVDTPIEVVWGLWSDLEQMPRWMKWIESVHILEETPELSQWKLASGGFEFSWLSRVLKLVPNQIIQWESVDGLPNRGAVRFYDRKGSSIVKLSIAYAIPGILGQIMDRLFLGRIVESTLQADLERFRDYAIAHAKTPTNAN, from the coding sequence ATGACCGATTGGCTAGAGCATAGTGTGCAAATTGAGGTAGACACGCCGATCGAGGTCGTGTGGGGGCTGTGGTCGGATCTGGAGCAGATGCCCCGCTGGATGAAGTGGATCGAGTCGGTGCATATCCTGGAGGAAACGCCGGAATTGTCCCAATGGAAGCTAGCATCGGGTGGCTTTGAGTTTAGCTGGCTGTCGCGGGTGTTGAAACTGGTGCCTAACCAGATTATTCAATGGGAATCGGTGGATGGCCTACCCAATCGGGGGGCGGTGCGATTCTACGATCGCAAGGGCAGCAGTATTGTCAAGCTCAGCATTGCCTACGCCATCCCCGGCATCCTCGGTCAGATTATGGATCGGCTGTTCCTGGGGCGCATTGTCGAATCGACGTTACAGGCAGACCTGGAACGCTTCCGGGACTACGCGATCGCCCATGCAAAAACGCCGACAAATGCTAACTAG
- a CDS encoding Uma2 family endonuclease, with amino-acid sequence MTLSLAQSAAPVRPRYDATWSDYVTIRDDPEMDWRKLSFHRGWLWVDMGKEGPNHASFSDLITIIFGFWAFLHPEVVLQSYGRCLLEHPDTHACAPDLVLYKGNPIPKWQAGEPRRIDLRHHRVPDLVGEIADTTLSLDLDEHKQLYASLGIAEYWVIDVKGLRVFAFGLTTAGYYEVIADSQVLTGLPIALLEQTLERLTTETNTAAANWFMQQLQQPEN; translated from the coding sequence ATGACTCTCTCGCTTGCCCAGTCCGCTGCACCCGTTCGCCCGCGCTATGATGCCACGTGGTCAGACTACGTGACCATTCGGGATGATCCGGAAATGGACTGGCGCAAACTCTCTTTTCATCGCGGGTGGTTGTGGGTTGATATGGGCAAAGAAGGGCCAAATCATGCCTCCTTCAGTGATTTAATCACCATCATTTTTGGGTTTTGGGCTTTCCTCCATCCGGAGGTGGTTTTGCAGTCCTATGGTCGTTGCCTGCTTGAGCATCCCGACACCCACGCCTGTGCGCCCGATCTGGTGCTGTACAAGGGCAACCCAATTCCCAAATGGCAAGCGGGTGAACCGCGCCGCATTGATCTCCGTCACCACCGTGTCCCCGACTTGGTGGGGGAAATTGCCGACACCACCCTCAGCCTTGACCTGGATGAACACAAGCAACTTTACGCTAGCTTGGGCATTGCTGAATACTGGGTGATTGATGTCAAAGGGCTGCGGGTATTTGCCTTTGGGTTGACGACAGCCGGATATTATGAGGTGATCGCTGACTCGCAGGTGTTAACGGGCTTGCCGATCGCGCTGCTGGAACAAACCCTCGAACGCCTGACAACTGAGACCAATACTGCCGCTGCCAATTGGTTCATGCAACAGTTACAGCAACCAGAAAACTAA
- the hetR gene encoding heterocyst differentiation master regulator HetR encodes MTRDVDLIRRLSPSAMDQILLYLAFSAMRTGGHRHGAFLDAAATAAKCAIYMTYLEQDENLRMTGHLHHIEPKRVKVIVEEMREALAKGKLLKMLGSQEPRYLIQFPYVWLEQYPWQPGRSRVPGTSLTSEEKRQIEQKLPPHLPDAQLITSFQFGDLIEFLHSRSQEDLPIEQRMPLSEALAEHIKRRLLYSGTVLRVDSPWGMPYYALLRCTYSPEDPEERTYIMIEETARYFSLMRDWADRQPRVMRVLEELDIPADRIDQALEELDEVLRQWADRYHQAGGESMILQMVVGPKTV; translated from the coding sequence ATGACTAGAGATGTTGATCTGATTAGACGCCTTAGCCCCAGCGCGATGGATCAGATCCTGCTGTATTTGGCTTTTAGTGCGATGCGCACAGGTGGACATCGGCATGGTGCCTTCCTAGATGCGGCGGCCACAGCGGCCAAGTGTGCCATTTATATGACTTATCTGGAGCAGGATGAAAACCTGCGCATGACGGGCCACCTGCACCACATTGAACCGAAGCGGGTCAAGGTCATTGTTGAGGAAATGCGGGAAGCCCTGGCCAAGGGTAAATTGCTGAAAATGCTGGGTTCCCAGGAACCGCGCTATTTGATCCAATTTCCCTATGTCTGGCTGGAGCAGTATCCCTGGCAACCGGGGCGATCGCGGGTTCCTGGCACGAGTCTGACGTCGGAGGAAAAGCGGCAAATTGAGCAAAAGCTACCGCCCCACTTGCCCGATGCCCAACTGATCACGTCTTTTCAATTTGGAGATTTGATCGAATTTCTCCATAGCCGCTCCCAGGAAGATTTGCCCATCGAGCAGCGGATGCCCCTGAGTGAGGCCCTAGCTGAGCACATCAAGCGTCGCCTGCTCTATTCGGGCACGGTCTTGCGGGTGGATTCTCCCTGGGGGATGCCCTACTATGCCCTGCTGCGCTGCACCTATTCGCCGGAGGATCCGGAAGAGCGGACCTACATTATGATTGAGGAAACGGCCCGCTATTTCAGCCTGATGCGCGACTGGGCCGATCGCCAACCCCGCGTGATGCGAGTTTTGGAAGAATTGGACATTCCTGCCGATCGCATTGATCAAGCCCTAGAGGAGTTGGATGAGGTGCTACGGCAGTGGGCCGATCGCTATCATCAGGCTGGGGGTGAGTCGATGATTTTGCAAATGGTTGTTGGTCCTAAGACGGTTTAG
- a CDS encoding MEKHLA domain-containing protein, which translates to MPRCLYIQPPWQLPAVICHSQRLLYSFEYWTGQPLLPIANWQAVDEAEIAQRLFEAPFVLIAHGTEADPIFNYANRRALEQWQLDWDTFTQMPSRHTAEPMLQAERDRLLAQAAQQGYVAHFTANRITPTGQRFRIENGLLWNVIDPEGHNWGQAATYSHWVALD; encoded by the coding sequence ATGCCCCGATGTTTGTACATACAGCCGCCGTGGCAACTGCCAGCCGTCATTTGCCACTCCCAACGATTGCTCTATAGTTTTGAATACTGGACTGGCCAACCGCTCCTACCCATAGCAAATTGGCAAGCGGTTGACGAAGCTGAAATAGCTCAACGGCTCTTTGAAGCTCCCTTTGTCCTGATTGCCCACGGCACCGAAGCTGATCCCATTTTTAACTATGCCAATCGCCGCGCCCTCGAACAGTGGCAACTCGACTGGGACACCTTTACCCAAATGCCCTCCCGTCATACGGCTGAACCCATGCTGCAAGCCGAACGCGATCGCCTTTTAGCCCAGGCAGCCCAGCAGGGATATGTCGCTCACTTCACAGCCAATCGCATTACCCCGACTGGCCAACGTTTTCGCATTGAAAATGGCCTGCTCTGGAACGTGATTGATCCAGAAGGACACAACTGGGGCCAAGCCGCGACCTATAGCCATTGGGTTGCCCTGGATTGA
- a CDS encoding glycosyltransferase, with translation MTGPAAPFAASRRTVTDRQPIALISVQGDPTATNVQGGAIGQSVYVRQVGEALAKLGWQVDIFTRKAEADGAAIVEHGPHCRTVHLPAGPPTQLLEAEVFPHLPEFIQALQAFQTKQGSHYPLIHTNGWLSAWSGLQLRQQSNVQLVHTYHTLGCIEYQACPQKPAIAPTRHQIEQQILQQAHRVVATSPQEQEALRRLMATDGQIEIIPCGADLEHFRSLPKAEARATLGLADHTQVVLYVGRFAPHKGVETLIRAFAQCYERQGSVGSASPSENRLRLLLVGSGQAIGGASGSEHQADDPERERLAALVHQLGVAHVTQFVGQVSYDRLPVYYTAADVCVIPSHYEPFGLVAIEAMACGTPVVASDVGGLKFTVMPGETGLLVPSQDVSAFARGIERVLADADWANQLKQQAAHRVRQTFSWASVAGQLSDLYRRLLAQSITQEQLWVDGPAVPWPCQPSTPTVEPLSPFSGVQAS, from the coding sequence ATGACAGGACCTGCTGCTCCCTTTGCGGCTTCCCGGCGCACGGTGACGGATCGCCAGCCGATCGCGTTGATCTCGGTGCAAGGTGATCCTACGGCAACCAATGTGCAGGGGGGAGCGATCGGGCAAAGTGTCTATGTACGCCAGGTGGGGGAAGCCTTGGCCAAACTGGGATGGCAGGTGGATATCTTTACCCGCAAGGCCGAGGCTGATGGCGCGGCGATCGTGGAGCATGGTCCCCACTGCCGGACCGTCCACCTACCCGCTGGCCCGCCCACCCAATTGCTTGAGGCAGAAGTCTTTCCCCATTTACCAGAATTTATTCAAGCGCTGCAGGCCTTTCAGACCAAACAAGGTAGCCACTATCCGCTGATCCATACCAACGGCTGGCTCTCGGCCTGGAGTGGCCTGCAATTGCGGCAACAGAGCAATGTTCAACTGGTGCATACCTACCACACTTTGGGCTGTATTGAATACCAAGCCTGTCCCCAAAAGCCTGCGATCGCCCCCACTCGCCACCAAATCGAGCAACAAATTTTGCAGCAGGCCCACCGGGTAGTGGCCACCAGCCCCCAGGAACAGGAGGCCTTGCGTCGGCTCATGGCTACTGATGGTCAGATTGAAATAATTCCCTGTGGGGCCGATCTGGAGCATTTTCGGAGCTTGCCCAAGGCGGAGGCGCGAGCCACGCTAGGGTTAGCCGATCACACGCAGGTGGTGTTGTACGTGGGACGATTTGCACCCCATAAGGGGGTTGAAACTTTGATTCGGGCCTTTGCCCAGTGTTACGAGCGGCAAGGCTCGGTTGGTAGCGCGTCTCCGTCGGAGAATCGCCTGCGGTTGTTGCTGGTGGGCAGTGGTCAAGCCATTGGCGGCGCCTCTGGCTCGGAGCATCAAGCTGATGATCCGGAACGGGAGCGCTTGGCGGCGTTGGTGCACCAATTGGGCGTCGCACACGTAACCCAATTTGTCGGTCAGGTCAGCTACGATCGTCTACCTGTGTACTATACTGCTGCGGATGTGTGCGTAATTCCCAGCCATTATGAACCCTTTGGGTTGGTGGCGATCGAGGCCATGGCCTGTGGCACACCCGTCGTTGCCTCGGATGTGGGGGGTCTCAAATTTACCGTTATGCCGGGGGAAACCGGATTACTGGTTCCCTCCCAGGATGTTAGCGCCTTTGCCCGCGGCATTGAACGGGTATTGGCAGATGCCGATTGGGCCAATCAGTTGAAGCAACAAGCGGCCCATCGGGTGCGACAAACCTTTAGCTGGGCAAGTGTTGCGGGTCAACTTAGTGATTTGTACCGCCGTTTATTAGCCCAGTCCATTACCCAGGAACAACTATGGGTCGATGGCCCCGCTGTGCCTTGGCCTTGCCAACCGTCAACGCCCACGGTGGAACCCCTGTCTCCCTTCTCCGGGGTACAAGCCTCCTAG
- a CDS encoding YdcF family protein: MLLVVDIFSLITQLFLWAVVGSLLWYVFLRLIPPFWLTLLGGLVLFLLLTLMFRSAGSGTIGHLGDLILPWLFTPLGIVILLLIFTVGGIRKGGLPMLMARIALPLLFLASLPFVATLLTRELEMEALHEIKPLPDVAGPLVLLAADATRRANFASFAELPNRVQVMDDRVPYTAELYQSLTKKDFPLIVCVPTNNDGNWEPEVQMAEDTAIALRSHRPGIAETAILSVRKDAITRTQLVPPDGSSHEVERQPFCAGANLHQIGERVKELLKGNQPPNRLVLVGSALEMARAVLTFEHLGLEPIARPTNFYTFTAPDPPRTDPTKQECTASTPSRWRGKRGDGSFAQSGDTGSIPPTPTAPRATSPEQPLCVPEPAAAPAPTWPKPTIDAFIPSATALAQTTRALSEYLTSIFYFLRGWISPFRS, from the coding sequence ATGCTCCTGGTGGTTGATATTTTCTCCCTGATCACCCAACTGTTCCTTTGGGCTGTGGTGGGATCGCTATTGTGGTATGTGTTTCTGCGGCTGATCCCCCCCTTTTGGTTGACACTCCTGGGTGGGTTGGTGCTCTTTCTCCTGCTCACCCTCATGTTTCGCAGTGCGGGCAGTGGCACGATCGGTCACTTGGGGGATCTGATCCTACCGTGGCTGTTCACCCCGCTGGGCATCGTCATTCTGTTACTGATCTTCACCGTGGGGGGTATCCGCAAGGGGGGCCTCCCGATGCTCATGGCCCGCATTGCCTTACCGCTGCTGTTCTTGGCCAGTCTGCCCTTCGTAGCAACGCTTCTCACCCGCGAGTTGGAGATGGAAGCCCTCCATGAAATCAAACCCCTACCGGATGTCGCTGGTCCCCTCGTCTTATTAGCGGCGGATGCCACCCGTCGGGCTAACTTTGCCAGCTTTGCTGAACTCCCGAACCGCGTGCAGGTTATGGATGACCGGGTTCCCTACACAGCAGAACTCTATCAAAGCCTCACGAAAAAAGACTTTCCCCTCATAGTCTGTGTCCCAACGAATAATGATGGCAATTGGGAACCCGAAGTGCAAATGGCTGAAGATACGGCGATCGCCCTGCGCAGTCATCGCCCCGGTATTGCCGAAACGGCAATTTTATCAGTACGGAAAGATGCTATCACCCGCACGCAACTCGTGCCCCCTGACGGCAGCAGCCATGAGGTCGAACGCCAACCCTTCTGTGCCGGGGCTAATCTCCACCAAATCGGTGAACGGGTAAAGGAGTTGCTCAAGGGCAATCAACCCCCCAATCGCCTAGTGCTGGTGGGCTCGGCCCTGGAAATGGCACGGGCTGTGTTGACCTTTGAGCACCTGGGTCTCGAACCGATCGCCCGTCCCACTAACTTCTATACGTTTACGGCTCCTGACCCCCCCCGGACTGATCCGACGAAGCAAGAGTGCACTGCCAGCACCCCCAGCCGCTGGCGGGGAAAACGGGGGGATGGGAGCTTTGCCCAGTCTGGAGACACGGGTAGCATCCCCCCAACGCCGACCGCCCCCCGCGCAACATCCCCCGAACAACCGCTCTGTGTTCCAGAGCCAGCGGCTGCCCCAGCGCCTACTTGGCCCAAGCCCACGATCGATGCCTTTATCCCCAGTGCCACGGCCCTCGCCCAGACCACGAGAGCACTCAGCGAATACCTAACTTCGATCTTCTACTTCTTGCGGGGCTGGATCTCACCTTTCCGCAGTTAG
- a CDS encoding DUF2470 domain-containing protein translates to MADALTPAVSDRICKHMNEDHAEAVALYARVFGQLPAVTAAQMQAIDPEGMDLLAEVEGRIQAVRIRFDHCLKDSEDAHQTLIAMVRQARSQSQVNSAD, encoded by the coding sequence ATGGCAGATGCACTGACACCAGCGGTCAGCGATCGCATTTGTAAACACATGAATGAGGACCATGCCGAGGCGGTAGCCCTCTATGCCCGCGTTTTTGGTCAACTGCCAGCGGTGACAGCGGCCCAAATGCAGGCGATCGATCCCGAAGGGATGGATCTCCTAGCCGAGGTAGAGGGACGTATACAAGCGGTGCGTATTCGATTTGACCATTGCCTTAAGGACTCAGAAGATGCCCACCAAACCCTGATCGCAATGGTGCGACAGGCTCGCAGTCAGAGCCAAGTAAATTCTGCTGATTGA
- a CDS encoding SWIM zinc finger family protein produces the protein MVTNPPSADTAPDQPWWVQQWVDLLNSYRFKKRLERARNYAREGHVLRIEFVGPKVLADVQGTEPDPYKVSLSLTPFSHEEWGYVIETMSKRAIFAAKLLAGEMPANIEEVFTQNGLSLFPFTLSEIHSRCSCPDKANPCKHIGAIYYLLADRFSEDPFVLFQLRGRTREQILAALRQLRSQDKTDAGATTAAAVGPSPQGEGAVPPPAVPATPIAQPFQAEITHFWHYTQSLEPSLVVISPPPSSETILDTLGPIPFAANTLGTAATSALSSQVAMQYLRTLYQTTSQQAVVAALSAGGSD, from the coding sequence ATGGTCACCAACCCTCCCTCTGCAGATACTGCCCCCGATCAGCCTTGGTGGGTACAGCAGTGGGTAGATTTGCTCAATTCCTATCGGTTCAAAAAACGCCTAGAACGTGCCCGCAACTATGCCCGTGAAGGTCATGTGCTACGCATCGAGTTTGTTGGTCCCAAGGTACTCGCGGATGTCCAGGGAACCGAACCCGATCCCTACAAGGTCTCCTTATCCCTGACGCCTTTCAGCCACGAGGAATGGGGCTATGTGATTGAAACTATGTCCAAACGGGCGATCTTTGCTGCTAAGCTTCTCGCTGGCGAAATGCCTGCCAACATTGAAGAAGTCTTCACCCAGAATGGCCTCTCCCTGTTCCCTTTCACCCTCTCGGAAATTCACAGCCGCTGCTCCTGTCCCGACAAGGCCAATCCCTGCAAACACATTGGTGCGATTTACTATCTCCTGGCGGATCGCTTTAGTGAAGATCCCTTTGTGCTCTTTCAATTACGGGGACGCACCCGTGAGCAAATTCTCGCCGCCTTGCGCCAACTCCGAAGCCAGGACAAAACCGACGCTGGTGCAACGACTGCTGCTGCCGTTGGGCCGTCTCCCCAAGGAGAAGGAGCGGTTCCACCCCCTGCCGTACCTGCTACCCCGATCGCACAGCCTTTTCAGGCGGAAATCACCCACTTCTGGCACTATACCCAGTCCCTGGAACCCTCCCTCGTCGTCATTTCTCCTCCCCCTAGCAGCGAAACCATCCTCGATACATTGGGACCGATTCCCTTCGCTGCCAACACCCTGGGCACAGCCGCTACCAGCGCCCTTTCGAGTCAGGTTGCCATGCAGTATTTACGAACCCTCTACCAGACCACCAGTCAACAGGCTGTCGTTGCCGCTCTCAGTGCTGGCGGTAGTGACTAA